A window of Cryptomeria japonica chromosome 3, Sugi_1.0, whole genome shotgun sequence contains these coding sequences:
- the LOC131045084 gene encoding uncharacterized protein LOC131045084: MTDEFATFFVVRAVARILDPAEMIPSFDDDEDDQRGEAGEEIEDGGGGGGGDDGGGGDRGGGRGRQGERMRLDRGRLDWGRRGERGGDGGDRGIRAERVVR, from the coding sequence atgactgacgagtttgcAACATTCTTTGTAGTGCGTGCAGTGGCTCGGAtattagatccagcagagatgattcCCTCTTTTGACGATGATGAAGATGATCAGCGAGGAGAGGCTGGTGAGGAGATAGAGGATGGAGGTGGTGGCGGAGGAggtgatgatggaggaggtggtgatagaGGAGGTGGTCGAGGTCGGCAAGGGGAGAGGATGAGATTGGATCGAGGGAGACTcgattgggggaggagaggagagagaggtggtgatggtggtgatagGGGGATACGGGCAGAGAGAGTTGTGCGgtga